From Oryzias latipes chromosome 18, ASM223467v1:
GTGGTGGAGAGGGTGAGCAGCCTCCCTCTGGTCACTTCCACCTACAGGCTGGTGTTCAGCGTGTATTCCAGCACCAAAGACAACCACCCTTACATCCGGACAGTGTGTGAGGCCGCGGAGCAGGGAGTCCGCACCATCACCTCTGTGGCCCTCACAACCGCCTCGCCCATCATGGACAAGCTGGAGCCCCAGCGTGAGCAAATTTGACCTTTTCGTAATCCTATGCTCGCATGCTTTCAGAGCTTACGATGGTTACACTTAAATAGGGGGGTAATTCACATAGTAGGCATCTTGAAAGTTAAGGAGAAACTGTTAGCTCTTACTCATATGGATCTTTCACCTAGTTATGACTAATGAGCAAATGTTGCACAAGTATGTCTCAGTGTAATTGTTTCCATCtacagtcaccattgccaatgACCTGGCGTGTAAAGGTCTGGACCGAATTGAAAAAACCCTGCCAATTCTTCGCCAGCCTTCTGAGCAAGTACGAGCCAATTTGCACAACACTGTGAACTGTGTTCAGTCTTACACAACGGCCTAAAACCCCTCCTCATTATTGCTGCAATCATTCAGGTTGTTTCCAGTGCCAAGGGTGTGGTAACCTCTGCTAAAGATGCCGTGACCGGTAGAGTGTCGGGCGCCAAGGACTCGGTCTCCGGGACTCTGAGCGGCGTCGTGCAGAAGACTCGGGGCGCTGTGCAGGACAGCGTGGAGAAGACCAAGGCGGTCGTCAGTGGCGGCGTGAATACGATGCTGGAGAGCagagtgatgcagctggtcagcaGCGGAGTGGACACCGCCCTCAGCACATCCGAGAATCTGGTGGAGCATTATCTGCCTGTCACTGAAGAAGAAATAGGTGAgagccacaaaaaaaacttcagtttttgctttatttttccccctaaaaccaaaaatgttaaGGGTGGTGAGCTCATTTGCTTCTAGATGTTACAAGAAACAAGCCGCCTGTTTATATATTTTGCTCAGCTTTCCAAAAAAAACCATAATCTAGAATATTATAAGATATCGCCTTATTTCTGTCACACATACAGCTTTCTAGAAGCAGTTATTAGTGTGATCATAGAATTCTGCACAACACATATTTGAAGATTGAATTATATACTTAAAAGCTTCAAGCTACACCAAAAAAACCCTTCCACTTCTTTAATCTTGTGGGTTTTACGATCGAAAAAAATTCTGAGTCcgattttaaagacccactctgatgaaagtcattgaatcaggtgcagacaataatttcagtttgaaaaagggCATATTTGTGCCATCGAAAATACGCTGGGAAAATTTAACGCCTacggtttttttttaaatacatgtcctccaacaaaaaaacaaaaaatcttcatCTTAGTGAGTCTTTAAGATAGCTGCTTTCCTGCCTTTTGACAGAGCTGGAGGCAACAGCTGTTGGCTCTGATGGTGACAAGCGAAGCTACTACGTCCGCCTGGGCTGCCTCTCTACCAAGCTCCGGAAGCGAGCGTACACACGAGCGGTCGCCAGAATTCAGCACGGCAGGCAGAAGAGCATGAGGTTCATTTCTGAGCTCAACTCCACTGCTGACCTGGTGAGTCTGGATGAAGAGCATCTCTTTTTGGTGAAACCATTTCAGCCTCTAACCTCACACTTCGGTGCTGAAAGTCCTCCTGGTTTCTGTTTTAGATTAAACTCAGCAGAACGAACATCGACGGAGCAAACAAGCTAAACTCTTTGATGCCGTGGAAGGCGCGCGAGTCGGTCCAGGAGAACGGTCACCAGGCGGAGGTAAGAGGCAAACGGAGAAGCAAGGGTTCATTTAGTCATAGCACAACTCCAAAACCATGTTTGTCGTCTCCTACTAGATGATCGAGTCCCGCACTTTGGCTCTGGCACGCTCCCTCACCCAACAGCTTCAGACCACATGCCTGGTCATCGTTTCCAGCATGCAGGGTCTCCCCAACCACATCCAGCAGGAGGCGCTGTCCCTCACCCACTCAGCTGCGCAGGTCTACAACAGCTTCAGCAAAGCAGCAGCGCTGGGAGACCTGCCGGACACCGTGTTAGCCAGCAGCAAAGTCCAGATGAGCCGAATGAAAGATTCCCTCGATGGCATCATGGATTACCTGGTCAACAACACGCCGCTCAACTGGTTGGTCGGGCCCTTCTACCCTCGCTTGGCCCCGTCACCCAGCCGGTTTGAAGCCTCTGCTGGAAGGAGCAGCCCGCCTGCGTCGCCAAAGCCTGCACTTACTCGGCCCCCCCTGGAGATGCAGCCTCTCCTTCAGCAGCAGCCCTCTCCTCCTGCTTCAGAGTAACAGCCGACAGACAACACTGGCACTTTTGATTATATAAAAGCACCTGATTTGAACATTTGTAAGCTTCATTCCTGCCCAA
This genomic window contains:
- the plin2 gene encoding perilipin-2; this encodes MVNAEVIPNQSVVERVSSLPLVTSTYRLVFSVYSSTKDNHPYIRTVCEAAEQGVRTITSVALTTASPIMDKLEPQLTIANDLACKGLDRIEKTLPILRQPSEQVVSSAKGVVTSAKDAVTGRVSGAKDSVSGTLSGVVQKTRGAVQDSVEKTKAVVSGGVNTMLESRVMQLVSSGVDTALSTSENLVEHYLPVTEEEIELEATAVGSDGDKRSYYVRLGCLSTKLRKRAYTRAVARIQHGRQKSMRFISELNSTADLIKLSRTNIDGANKLNSLMPWKARESVQENGHQAEMIESRTLALARSLTQQLQTTCLVIVSSMQGLPNHIQQEALSLTHSAAQVYNSFSKAAALGDLPDTVLASSKVQMSRMKDSLDGIMDYLVNNTPLNWLVGPFYPRLAPSPSRFEASAGRSSPPASPKPALTRPPLEMQPLLQQQPSPPASE